The Zonotrichia leucophrys gambelii isolate GWCS_2022_RI chromosome 23, RI_Zleu_2.0, whole genome shotgun sequence genome includes a region encoding these proteins:
- the COL9A2 gene encoding collagen alpha-2(IX) chain, whose protein sequence is MARATRLVSQLWLLLQASCLCLAQLRGPPGEPGPRGPPGPPGVPGADGIDGDKGPAGPAGSPGVKGDPGAPGPDGPPGKPGIDGLTGAKGEPGPSGRPGTKGQPGLPGPPGLPGPSLPGPPGLPGQVGLPGEIGVLGPKGDPGPDGPRGPPGPPGKPGLPGHLQGVEGSADFLCPTSCPPGPKGPQGLQGLKGHRGRPGALGEPGKQGELGPKGDVGASGEQGVPGPPGPQGLRGYPGMAGPKGETGPAGYKGMVGSIGAAGRPGREGPKGPPGSPGDKGELGGRGIRGPQGDIGPKGENGLPGIDGKDGTPGIPGVKGGTGQAGRPGTPGHRGQAGLPGQPGSKGGPGDKGESGPRGHPGATGAPGQLGEPGPRGEQGPQGVPGPKGDRGERGLVGPPGEQGRAGPKGEQGPPGIPGPQGLPGVKGDKGSPGKTGPKGSTGDPGVHGLAGLKGEKGESGEPGPKGQQGIQGELGFPGPSGDAGAPGIRGYPGPPGPRGLVGERGVPGMPGPRGTAGRDAGDQHIVDVVLKMLQEQLAEVAVSAKRAALGGVGAMGPPGPPGPPGPPGDQGPHGPMGPRGVPGILGAAGQIGNVGPKGKRGEKGERGEVGRGHPGMPGPPGIPGLPGIPGHAVDGKAGERGQPGSPGEAGRPGLPGPAGLPGFCEPAACLAASAYAAARLTEPGSVKGPSF, encoded by the exons ATGGCCCGTGCCACCAGGCTGGTGTcgcagctctggctcctgctccaagcctcctgcctctgcctggccCAGCTC CGAGGGCCACCAGGAGAGCCTGGCCCACGAGGGCCCCCTGGTCCCCCAGGAGTGCCAGGAGCTGATGGCATTGAT GGTGACAAAGGCCCTGCAGGACCTGCCGGCTCCCCG GGTGTCAAGGGTGACCCTGGAGCCCCTGGCCCGGATGGACCCCCAGGGAAACCTGGAATTGAT ggcctgacGGGAGCCAAAGGGGAGCCAGGACCCTCTGGCAGGCCGGGAACCAAA ggccagcccggactcccagggccaccagggctcCCT GGCCCTTCACTGCCAGGACCTCCT GGgcttccaggccaggttggacttCCCGGGGAGATCGGAGTGCTGGGACCCAAG GGTGACCCCGGACCCGACGGCCCGAGGGGTCCCCCAGGCCCTCCAGGGAAACCT ggacTCCCGGGACACCTCCAAGGTGTGGAAGGCAGCGCTGATTTCCTG tgtcccaccaGCTGCCCCCCAGGTCCCAAAGGcccccagggactgcagggacTGAAG ggacacagaggccGCCCTGGTGCCCTCGGAGAGCCTGgaaagcagggagagctg GGCCCCAAGGGGGACGTTGGTGCCTCTGGAGAACAAGGAGTCCCAGGCCCTCCG ggacCTCAGGGCCTCAGGGGGTACCCTGGCATGGCAGGACCCAAAGGGGAGACG ggccctgctggctaCAAGGGCATGGTTGGAAGCATTGGAGCCGCTGGGAGGCCG ggcagggaaggccCCAAGGGACCGCCTGGGAGCCCTGGTGACAAGGGAGAGCTG GGTGGCCGTGGCATCAGGGGACCTCAGGGTGACATCGGTCCCAAGGGGGAGAAT GGCCTCCCGGGCATCGATGGCAAGGATGGCACCCCAGGGATCCCAGGAGTGAAG ggtggcacaggacaGGCCGGACGGCCGGGAACGCCGGGACACCGGGGACAAGCT GGATTGCCAGGCCAGCCAGGAAGCAAAGGTGGCCCAGGTGACAAG GGTGAATCGGGTCCCCGGGGCCACCCCGGTGCCACCGGTGCCCCAGGGCAGCTT GGCGAGCCCGGACCTCGGGGTGAGCAGGGCCCGCAGGGTGTCCCCGGGCCGAAG GGTGACAGGGGCGAGCGCGGCCTCGTGGGACCTCcgggagagcagggcagagcg GGCCCAAAGGGTGAGCAGGGCCCACCAGGCATCCCAGGACCCCAAGGCTTGCCTGGAGTCAAAGGAGACAAG ggcTCTCCAGGGAAAACCGgccccaaaggcagcact GGAGATCCAGGAGTCCACGGCCTGGCAGGGCTCAAGGGAGAGAAG GGGGAGTCAGGAGAGCCAGGACCCAAGGGACAG CAAGGCATCCAGGGAGAGCTCGGCTTTCCCGGCCCCTCGGGGGATGCAGGAGCGCCGGGAATTCGGGGCTAtcccggcccgcccggcccgcgggGGCTGGTGGGGGAGCGCGGAGTGCCGGGAATGCCAGGCCCGAGGGGCACAGCC GGCCGGGATGCTGGGGACCAGCACATCGTGGACGTGGTGCTGAAGATGCTGCAAG agcagctggcagaggtggCCGTGAGCGCCAAGAGAGCCGCCCTGGGTGGGGTCGGGGCCATGGGACCCCCCggtccccccggccccccagGGCCACCCGGTGATCAGGGACCCCACGGCCCCATGGGACCCCGAGGTGTCCCCGGAAtcttgggagctgctgggcagatCGGCAATGTTGGACCCAAAG ggaagagaggagagaagggcGAGCGGGGAGAGGTTGGCCGTGGCCACCCGGGAATGCCAGGTCCTCCAGGGATCCCAG GTCTCCCGGGCATCCCCGGCCACGCTGTGGACGGCAAGGCGGGCGAGCGGGGCCAGCCGGGCTCCCCGGGCGAGGCGGGccggccggggctgccgggACCCGCGGGCCTGCCCGGCTTCTGCGAGCCCGCCGCCTGCCTGGCAGCCTCGGCCTACGCGGCCGCTCGCCTCACGGAGCCGGGCAGCGTCAAGGGCCCCTCGTTCTGA